A DNA window from Microcystis aeruginosa NIES-843 contains the following coding sequences:
- a CDS encoding IS630-like element ISMae21 family transposase, protein MNWRRKKVIDYVENGGSITKAAALFNIGRATIYRWLGREKLEATKVKHRQRKLDWKALSKDVQENPEARLRDRAEKFGVRPSAICYALKNMKVTRKKKELRYRERNREERMKYYRVLRELIKIYGSESLVFIDESGFEEFQACFYAWSKKGKKVFGDRQGKRGKRENLVAGRRKGKKDFIAPMVFTRSLNAEGFEGWLSLYLLPSLTITSVLIMDNAPIHRKTVIKQLVEEAGHQVVFLPKYSPDLNDIEHDFSALKRARMYAPVGTPLDEIIRTYCVA, encoded by the coding sequence TTGAATTGGCGGAGAAAAAAAGTAATCGATTATGTAGAGAATGGGGGAAGCATAACCAAAGCCGCCGCTCTATTTAATATAGGAAGAGCGACGATATATAGATGGCTAGGTAGGGAAAAACTGGAAGCAACAAAGGTAAAACACCGTCAGAGAAAGCTGGACTGGAAAGCACTGTCAAAAGATGTCCAAGAAAATCCCGAGGCAAGATTAAGAGACAGAGCCGAGAAATTTGGAGTGAGACCAAGTGCCATTTGCTATGCCTTAAAAAACATGAAAGTTACCAGAAAAAAGAAGGAACTTCGTTATAGAGAAAGAAACCGAGAAGAAAGAATGAAATACTACAGAGTGCTGAGAGAATTGATTAAAATATATGGAAGTGAAAGCCTTGTATTTATTGATGAGTCAGGGTTTGAAGAATTTCAAGCCTGTTTTTATGCTTGGTCAAAAAAAGGGAAGAAAGTCTTTGGAGATAGACAAGGAAAACGAGGAAAAAGAGAGAACCTTGTCGCTGGTAGAAGAAAGGGAAAAAAAGACTTTATTGCACCGATGGTATTTACGAGAAGCCTGAATGCCGAAGGTTTTGAAGGGTGGTTATCTTTATATTTGTTGCCCTCTCTAACCATAACATCAGTATTAATTATGGATAATGCACCAATTCATCGGAAGACAGTCATTAAACAACTGGTAGAGGAAGCAGGTCATCAGGTCGTGTTTTTGCCAAAATACTCTCCTGATTTAAATGATATCGAACATGATTTTAGTGCATTAAAGAGGGCAAGAATGTATGCTCCTGTGGGGACACCCCTTGATGAAATTATTCGTACTTATTGTGTCGCCTAG
- a CDS encoding IS30-like element ISMae39 family transposase encodes MSHQHLNIEQRNLLYQLSQEGNLSQRQMAVWLGCHQSTISRELKRNQSSLGCYLPDTAQAQSETRRKNAKQPFKNVSESALELVKEGLKDYHSPEQIAGRLKRASQESLSHETIYQMIYQNYHGCGEYQKYLRRGLCQRKSRGGAKSKRGGIPGRVDISERPVIADQKTEIGHWESDTMIGGNHLGVLVTHVDKASKFLVAGLAKNKTASEINRVTEKLFQEIHPDKRKTFTCDNGKEFCGHQELSQKLGADFYFATPYHSWERGLNEHTNGLLRQFFPKGTNFKIVKPEQVEIAVNLINNRPRKCLDYRTPNEVFYKGRSDSDAIQT; translated from the coding sequence ATGAGCCACCAACATCTTAACATAGAACAAAGAAACTTGCTCTACCAACTTAGTCAGGAGGGAAATTTATCTCAACGGCAAATGGCCGTCTGGCTCGGATGTCATCAAAGCACAATATCACGGGAATTAAAAAGGAATCAAAGTTCCCTTGGCTGCTATCTACCTGACACAGCACAAGCTCAAAGCGAGACAAGGCGAAAAAATGCCAAACAACCCTTTAAAAATGTCAGCGAGTCAGCCTTAGAGTTGGTCAAAGAAGGATTGAAAGATTATCATAGTCCCGAACAAATAGCAGGTCGTCTGAAAAGAGCCAGTCAAGAATCTCTCAGTCACGAAACCATCTATCAAATGATCTATCAGAACTATCACGGATGTGGAGAGTACCAGAAATATTTACGCCGGGGGCTTTGTCAAAGAAAGAGTCGAGGCGGAGCAAAAAGTAAGCGTGGAGGGATTCCAGGGCGTGTAGATATCAGCGAGCGACCAGTAATTGCTGACCAGAAAACTGAAATCGGTCATTGGGAAAGTGACACAATGATTGGAGGCAATCATCTAGGAGTTCTCGTTACTCATGTAGACAAGGCCTCGAAATTTCTAGTAGCAGGATTAGCCAAAAACAAAACCGCATCGGAAATCAATAGAGTCACAGAAAAACTTTTTCAAGAGATTCACCCTGACAAAAGAAAAACCTTTACTTGTGACAACGGCAAAGAATTTTGTGGACATCAAGAGTTGAGTCAGAAATTGGGAGCAGATTTTTATTTTGCTACTCCTTATCATTCTTGGGAGAGGGGATTAAACGAGCATACTAATGGACTATTAAGACAATTTTTTCCCAAGGGAACGAATTTTAAAATTGTTAAGCCAGAGCAGGTGGAAATAGCCGTAAACTTGATTAACAATCGTCCTCGAAAATGTCTTGACTATCGTACCCCGAATGAGGTATTCTATAAAGGTAGATCAGACAGTGATGCAATTCAGACTTGA
- a CDS encoding RDD family protein, which translates to MVYPIPPEDNLPQKFPKIPLDRRAYAFLIDFASIWFLSSFANSSPVLQFFLFLLIWWCLRVLLVAQNQGQSLGRWALDMKIIDLQLQRLPGILELSKREAIAGGGAALMMVGLNTFFGNPLSLILLSSPLFADCGMAIGDEQLNRAFHDRIGGTIVIPTRRGFSLDLRLRRLWYQIKGRMRR; encoded by the coding sequence ATGGTTTACCCGATCCCACCTGAAGATAATCTACCGCAAAAATTTCCGAAAATTCCCTTAGATCGTCGTGCCTATGCTTTCCTGATCGACTTTGCCTCGATCTGGTTTTTAAGCTCCTTTGCTAACAGTTCGCCTGTACTACAATTTTTCCTTTTTCTCCTGATTTGGTGGTGTTTGCGGGTGTTATTGGTAGCGCAGAATCAGGGTCAGAGTTTAGGACGTTGGGCCCTGGATATGAAGATCATCGATCTACAACTTCAGCGTTTACCCGGAATTTTGGAGTTAAGCAAACGAGAGGCGATCGCTGGTGGCGGGGCAGCTTTAATGATGGTAGGGTTAAATACTTTTTTTGGCAATCCTTTAAGCTTGATTTTATTATCTTCGCCCCTTTTCGCCGATTGTGGTATGGCGATCGGTGATGAGCAATTGAACCGCGCTTTCCACGATCGCATCGGTGGCACGATTGTTATTCCCACCCGTCGGGGTTTTTCTCTCGATCTACGTTTAAGAAGGCTTTGGTATCAAATTAAGGGCAGAATGAGAAGATAA
- a CDS encoding DUF6464 family protein: MEQDSLTTEVILTHPRQSLGEIQLDWMPQPGNYLALKGQTYAVLERHHQYQYKIGGYCLRKISLYVQTAPTPNEKSLIEGRWVMGDASCRFNARSELLRCAINPPGPCQDCRFYEAINP; this comes from the coding sequence ATGGAGCAAGATTCATTAACAACGGAGGTTATTCTAACCCATCCGCGGCAAAGTTTGGGAGAGATCCAATTGGATTGGATGCCACAACCGGGTAATTATTTGGCCTTAAAAGGACAAACCTACGCAGTTTTGGAACGTCACCACCAGTATCAATACAAGATTGGTGGCTATTGTTTACGCAAAATTTCCCTTTATGTACAAACTGCTCCCACTCCTAACGAAAAAAGTTTGATTGAAGGACGTTGGGTGATGGGGGATGCTAGTTGTCGTTTTAACGCCAGATCTGAACTGTTGCGCTGTGCGATTAACCCCCCAGGTCCCTGTCAAGATTGTCGTTTTTACGAAGCTATTAACCCTTAA
- a CDS encoding RNA-guided endonuclease InsQ/TnpB family protein codes for MEKAYSFRFYPTPEQESLLRRTLGCVRLVYNKALHLRTQAWYERQERVGYTETSSMLTEWKKQEELDFLNEVSCVPLQQGLRHLQTAFTNFFAGRTKYPNFKKKHQGGSAEFTKSAFKFKDKQIYLAKCTEPLPIRWSRQIPESCEPSTVTVRLHPSGRWHISIRFDDPTIKPLPVTDKAIGIDLGISSLVITSDGDKVSNPKHFKKHYRRLRKAQKSLSRKQKDSKNREKAKIKVAKIHAQITDSRKDHLHKLTTQLVRENQTIVVENLAVKNMVKNPKLSQAISDVSWGEITRQLAYKCRWYGRNYIEIDRWFPSSKRCSNCGHIVEKMPLNIREWDCPDCGTHHDRDINASKNILAAGLAVSVCRATIRPEQSKSVKAGAEPRKGKKQKPKS; via the coding sequence ATGGAAAAAGCCTACTCGTTCCGATTTTACCCCACACCCGAACAAGAGTCGCTATTGCGGCGCACTTTGGGCTGTGTAAGATTGGTTTACAATAAGGCACTCCATCTCAGAACACAAGCTTGGTATGAAAGACAAGAAAGAGTAGGATATACTGAAACTTCTTCAATGTTGACCGAGTGGAAAAAGCAAGAAGAATTAGACTTTCTCAATGAAGTTAGCTGTGTACCTTTACAACAAGGCTTAAGACATTTACAAACAGCTTTTACTAATTTCTTTGCTGGTCGTACTAAGTATCCTAACTTTAAGAAAAAACATCAGGGAGGAAGTGCCGAATTTACCAAATCTGCTTTTAAGTTCAAAGACAAACAAATCTATTTAGCCAAATGCACAGAACCCTTACCTATTCGATGGTCAAGACAAATACCAGAAAGCTGTGAACCAAGCACAGTAACAGTCAGATTACATCCTTCTGGACGTTGGCATATCTCAATAAGATTTGATGACCCAACGATTAAGCCATTACCAGTAACAGATAAAGCCATCGGAATTGACTTAGGAATTAGTAGCCTCGTGATTACCAGCGATGGCGATAAAGTATCTAATCCCAAGCATTTTAAAAAGCATTATCGGAGACTGCGAAAGGCCCAAAAAAGCCTTTCTAGAAAACAGAAAGACTCAAAGAATCGAGAAAAGGCAAAAATCAAAGTAGCCAAAATTCACGCTCAAATCACCGATAGCAGGAAAGACCATTTACACAAGCTAACCACTCAATTAGTTCGTGAAAACCAAACGATTGTGGTTGAGAATTTAGCCGTCAAGAATATGGTCAAAAACCCCAAGTTATCTCAGGCAATATCTGACGTAAGCTGGGGAGAAATCACCCGACAATTAGCCTATAAATGCCGTTGGTATGGAAGAAATTACATCGAAATAGATAGATGGTTTCCTAGCTCTAAAAGGTGTAGTAATTGCGGGCATATTGTCGAAAAGATGCCGTTAAATATTCGAGAGTGGGATTGTCCAGACTGTGGGACACACCATGACCGAGATATTAACGCCAGTAAAAATATTTTGGCCGCAGGGCTTGCGGTGTCAGTCTGTAGAGCGACCATAAGACCAGAACAGAGTAAATCTGTTAAGGCAGGTGCGGAACCCCGCAAGGGAAAGAAGCAGAAACCTAAATCGTGA
- the bioF gene encoding 8-amino-7-oxononanoate synthase — protein MNHPYSWIEDSLKTLHRANWYRRVKTIQGRGGAVIELEGRSLINFASNDYLGLAADERMIAAAIAATQRYGTGSTGSRLLSGHRDLHRDLELAIASFKNSEDAIVFSSGYLANLGTITCLVGQKDLILGDQYNHSSLKNGAKLSGATVKEYRHNSLEDLENQLLAHRHHYRHCLLLTDTVFSMDGDICPLAGILALAEIYNCMVLVDEAHATGVMGENGTGCVEYCGCQGRELIQMGTLSKALGSLGGYVTGNAKIIDFIRNRAATWIYTTGLSPADTAAARMALEIIRLEPERRQRLHQNINFVKSKLNNLNILPSEAAILCLPVANPGQALELSQKLLEKGIFAPAIRPPTVPTSRLRFTAMATHSLAHLEVLVQSIGESFPT, from the coding sequence ATGAATCATCCTTACTCTTGGATCGAGGATAGCTTAAAAACCCTCCATCGGGCCAATTGGTATCGAAGGGTTAAAACCATTCAAGGCCGGGGCGGAGCCGTTATAGAATTAGAGGGTCGATCGCTGATTAATTTTGCCAGTAATGATTATCTGGGATTAGCAGCCGATGAAAGAATGATCGCGGCAGCCATAGCAGCAACACAACGCTATGGAACTGGAAGCACCGGCTCGCGTCTATTAAGTGGACACCGAGATCTTCATCGAGACTTAGAATTAGCGATCGCATCCTTTAAAAATAGCGAAGACGCGATCGTTTTTAGTTCGGGATATTTAGCCAATTTGGGGACAATTACCTGTTTAGTGGGGCAGAAAGACCTGATTTTAGGCGATCAATACAATCACTCTAGCCTCAAAAATGGAGCCAAGTTAAGCGGTGCCACGGTGAAAGAATACCGGCACAATAGTCTCGAAGACTTAGAAAATCAGTTATTAGCCCACCGTCATCACTATCGTCATTGTTTACTGCTCACTGATACAGTGTTTAGTATGGATGGGGATATCTGTCCCCTGGCGGGAATTCTCGCTCTAGCCGAGATTTATAATTGCATGGTTTTGGTGGATGAGGCCCACGCTACCGGGGTTATGGGGGAAAATGGCACAGGTTGCGTGGAATATTGTGGTTGTCAGGGACGGGAATTAATTCAGATGGGAACCCTGAGTAAAGCTTTGGGCAGTTTAGGGGGATATGTGACCGGAAACGCCAAAATTATCGATTTTATCCGCAATCGCGCCGCCACCTGGATTTATACTACCGGTTTATCCCCCGCCGACACCGCCGCTGCTAGAATGGCTTTAGAGATTATTCGTCTGGAACCGGAACGTCGCCAACGCTTACACCAAAATATTAATTTTGTCAAGAGTAAATTAAATAATCTTAATATATTGCCTTCAGAAGCGGCGATTTTATGTTTACCGGTAGCCAATCCGGGTCAAGCCCTAGAATTATCGCAAAAACTGCTAGAAAAAGGGATTTTTGCCCCCGCCATTCGTCCTCCTACCGTTCCCACCAGTCGTCTGCGGTTTACTGCCATGGCCACCCATAGCCTCGCCCATCTAGAGGTTCTTGTCCAGTCTATTGGCGAGTCTTTCCCCACATAG
- a CDS encoding PIN domain-containing protein, translated as MQVVAVQSIIYVNDSRYPSKQAIAASLVANLTEGVLIWQVACEYLAASRKLEPFGYDRAQAYQYIRDLQQVWYTALPTWAVINRAEDLIRRFSLSHWDSMVVAACLEANVETLYTEDFGYSDIDGLKIVNPFKSP; from the coding sequence ATGCAAGTTGTAGCCGTGCAAAGTATAATTTACGTCAATGATTCGCGTTATCCTAGTAAGCAGGCAATCGCAGCTTCTCTAGTAGCTAATCTGACAGAGGGAGTTTTAATTTGGCAGGTTGCCTGCGAATATTTAGCGGCAAGCCGCAAACTTGAGCCATTTGGGTATGACAGAGCGCAAGCCTATCAGTACATTCGAGATTTGCAACAGGTTTGGTACACAGCTTTGCCAACTTGGGCTGTGATTAATCGTGCTGAGGACTTGATCAGGCGTTTTAGTTTGTCTCATTGGGATTCGATGGTGGTTGCTGCTTGTTTGGAAGCAAACGTCGAAACTCTCTATACAGAAGACTTTGGGTATTCAGACATTGATGGGCTGAAAATTGTCAATCCTTTCAAGAGTCCCTAA
- a CDS encoding DUF2442 domain-containing protein: MTFLTNEVFETLAIQQLAITDDTLSVDLSDGRTISVPLAWYPRLLHGSTEKRNDYRLLAGGSGIHWNQLDEDISTKNLILGQPSGESQKSLKRWLNNRVATV, from the coding sequence ATGACTTTTTTAACGAATGAAGTATTTGAAACATTGGCTATTCAGCAATTGGCCATCACAGATGACACACTCAGTGTAGATTTGTCTGATGGGCGCACTATATCTGTTCCCCTGGCATGGTATCCTCGGCTCCTGCATGGCTCAACTGAGAAGCGCAATGATTATCGCTTGCTCGCTGGTGGCAGTGGAATCCATTGGAATCAACTAGATGAAGACATTAGCACTAAAAACTTGATTCTTGGCCAACCATCAGGGGAAAGTCAAAAATCCTTGAAGCGTTGGTTAAATAATCGAGTAGCGACTGTCTAA
- a CDS encoding aspartyl protease family protein translates to MGNAERYPFVSGDAALGEASFRPHLPFTLFYRQASVTASGLLDTGASVNVLPYSVGVELGYEWDRQTTALSLTGNLAQYEARVVLAQAVVGQFDPVQLVFAWTQATNVPLILGQVNFFMEFDVCFYRSQLEFAVSPKAPVSG, encoded by the coding sequence ATGGGTAACGCTGAGCGATATCCATTTGTTTCTGGTGACGCGGCATTAGGTGAAGCCAGTTTTCGTCCGCATTTGCCTTTTACTCTGTTTTACAGACAAGCTTCTGTCACAGCATCCGGTCTATTGGACACTGGAGCAAGTGTAAACGTACTACCATATTCAGTAGGAGTCGAGCTTGGGTACGAATGGGATCGGCAAACAACAGCACTGAGTTTGACAGGAAATTTGGCTCAATATGAGGCGCGTGTCGTACTTGCTCAAGCGGTCGTTGGGCAATTTGATCCCGTGCAACTGGTATTTGCCTGGACACAAGCTACCAACGTGCCGCTTATCTTGGGGCAGGTGAACTTCTTTATGGAGTTTGATGTCTGCTTCTACCGTTCACAGCTAGAGTTTGCAGTTAGCCCCAAAGCTCCTGTTTCGGGATAG